TGCGACTGATATCATTGGCCACAATGGCATCCAGGTTTTTGGCCTGCAGCTTTTGGGTGGCGTGATGAATGAGGGCCTGCGACTCGGCGGCAAAGCCCACCAGAATTTGCCCGCCCGGTTTCTTGGCGCCCAGACCGGCTAAAATATCGGGGTTGGGACTCAAGGCCAGCTGTCGGGGCTCATTGGTCGTGCGCTTCAGTTTTTGCGGGGAAGGGTTGTCCACCCGGTAATCGGAAATGGCCGCGCTCATCAGAATCAACTGGCTCTGCGGGGCTTGGGCTTCCACAGCCGCTTGCATCTCGGCGGCGGTTTGCACGGTAATAACCGGATAGCGCCTGCCACTGGGCGGGCGGGTGGTGATCAGGGTGACTTCCGCCCCCATGGCCGCCAGTTCATCGGCGATAGCCAGCCCCATTTTGCCAGAGCTGCGATTGGAAATGACCCGCACCGGATCAATGGGCTCAGAAGTGCCTCCGGCGGTTACCAGGGCTTTGATACCCCGGTAGCACCCTCGCTGAGGGTGCAGGGCGGCGTACAAGGCTTGTAAAATGGTTTCCTGATCGGCCAGATGGCCTTCCCCCACTTCTCCGCAGGCCAGACTGCCCGAGCCGGGCTGAATGATATGGTAATGGGGAACGGCCTGCAGGGTTTCCAGATTCTTGCGGCTGAGGGGGTGATCCCACATGCGGGTGTTCATGGCCGGGGCCATCAGGACGGGTTTGCCGGTAAAGGTAATGGCGGTGGTGGTCACCAGATTGTCGGCCAGACCGTGGGCCAGTTTGGCCAGGGTATCGGTGGTGGCCGGGACAATCAGCAGGGCATCGGCCTGTTGGGCCAGCACAATGTGAATGGGCACCCCGTGATCATCCACGGACAATTCGGAGGTGTACACCGGGTAACGCGTCAGGGCCTGCACGGTCAGGACGGGCAGAA
This portion of the Vampirovibrio chlorellavorus genome encodes:
- the coaBC gene encoding bifunctional phosphopantothenoylcysteine decarboxylase/phosphopantothenate--cysteine ligase CoaBC; the protein is MDFSGQTIVVAITGGIAAYKACDLIRELYRRGAHRVLGILTPTAEAFLPVLTVQALTRYPVYTSELSVDDHGVPIHIVLAQQADALLIVPATTDTLAKLAHGLADNLVTTTAITFTGKPVLMAPAMNTRMWDHPLSRKNLETLQAVPHYHIIQPGSGSLACGEVGEGHLADQETILQALYAALHPQRGCYRGIKALVTAGGTSEPIDPVRVISNRSSGKMGLAIADELAAMGAEVTLITTRPPSGRRYPVITVQTAAEMQAAVEAQAPQSQLILMSAAISDYRVDNPSPQKLKRTTNEPRQLALSPNPDILAGLGAKKPGGQILVGFAAESQALIHHATQKLQAKNLDAIVANDISRSDIGFEADHNEVTVLFADGPPQILSRSKKSDIARQLLVLLHERFFTQTHSPSRAI